The proteins below are encoded in one region of Pedococcus aerophilus:
- a CDS encoding class I SAM-dependent methyltransferase: MTQQTAGASSPTSTAERTSGTDLDLDEVRRYWDDFAAEYDEYPDHGLLDSDIRAAWKDLLRTWLPARPGHVADLACGTGSMAVLAAELGHQVSGVDLSSEMVARARAKTAPFGGAVDVVQGDAGVPPLAAGAFDVVLARHILWTLPDPVAAVRAWVDLVRPGGRLLLIEGRWGMEADAGHGVVPSWRSGVPSVELAALVRDLVGEPAVVQLSDSTYWGKEIEQERYLLTVRKPEPA, from the coding sequence ATGACGCAGCAGACCGCGGGCGCCAGCTCGCCCACCAGCACGGCCGAACGCACCTCCGGCACCGACCTCGACCTGGACGAGGTCCGCCGCTACTGGGACGACTTCGCGGCCGAGTACGACGAGTACCCCGACCACGGGCTGCTGGACTCCGACATCCGTGCCGCGTGGAAGGACCTGCTGCGGACCTGGCTGCCGGCCCGCCCCGGGCACGTCGCGGACCTCGCCTGCGGCACCGGGTCGATGGCCGTGCTCGCGGCCGAGCTGGGCCACCAGGTCAGCGGCGTCGACCTCTCCAGCGAGATGGTGGCCCGGGCGCGGGCCAAGACCGCACCCTTCGGCGGTGCCGTCGACGTGGTCCAGGGCGACGCGGGGGTGCCGCCGCTGGCAGCCGGCGCGTTCGACGTGGTGCTGGCCCGCCACATCCTGTGGACCCTGCCCGACCCGGTGGCCGCGGTCCGCGCGTGGGTCGACCTCGTGCGCCCCGGTGGTCGTCTCCTCCTCATCGAGGGTCGCTGGGGGATGGAGGCCGACGCCGGCCACGGCGTGGTGCCCTCCTGGCGCTCCGGCGTCCCCTCGGTGGAGCTCGCTGCCCTCGTGCGGGACCTCGTGGGGGAGCCCGCCGTGGTGCAGCTCTCGGACTCGACCTACTGGGGCAAGGAGATCGAGCAGGAGCGCTACCTGCTCACGGTCCGCAAGCCCGAGCCGGCATGA
- a CDS encoding SIMPL domain-containing protein produces the protein MSSHLEVSGTGRASAVPDVVRLQVGVRVDGDDVSSALADAGSRAAGLAQAARDHGVGAADLRTTDTGVHPRHDREGTTVVGYTAYQNLSVTVRDASLVGGLVDAFAGVAGNALTIDHIGLDVADPEPLLARAREAAFADARRKAEQYAALAGRELGKVRDLCDVVQGGPQPRMAMMAMRAADTSVELGEHTVTATVVVRWDWK, from the coding sequence ATGAGCAGCCACCTCGAGGTCAGCGGCACCGGGCGTGCCTCGGCCGTCCCGGACGTCGTGCGCCTCCAGGTCGGCGTGCGCGTCGACGGCGACGACGTCTCCTCCGCCCTGGCCGACGCCGGGAGCCGCGCCGCGGGACTGGCCCAGGCCGCCCGCGACCACGGCGTCGGCGCCGCCGACCTGCGCACCACCGACACGGGGGTGCACCCCCGTCACGACCGGGAGGGGACCACGGTCGTCGGCTACACGGCATACCAGAACCTCTCGGTGACCGTCCGCGACGCGAGCCTCGTCGGGGGCCTCGTGGACGCCTTCGCCGGCGTCGCCGGCAACGCCCTCACCATCGACCACATCGGTCTCGACGTGGCCGACCCCGAACCCCTGCTCGCCCGGGCGCGCGAGGCCGCCTTCGCGGACGCGCGGCGCAAGGCGGAGCAGTATGCGGCGCTGGCCGGCCGCGAGCTGGGGAAGGTCCGAGACCTCTGTGACGTTGTGCAGGGTGGACCCCAGCCACGGATGGCCATGATGGCGATGCGTGCGGCGGACACCTCCGTCGAGCTGGGTGAGCACACCGTGACCGCGACCGTCGTGGTCCGCTGGGACTGGAAGTAG
- the trxA gene encoding thioredoxin, translating into MASTTLTAQNFEKTILEEGTVLVDFWAEWCGPCKRFGPVYEAASEQHPDIVFGKVDTEAEQALAAAANITSIPMLMAFRDGILVFAQAGALPAPMLEDVITKVKGLDMDAVKADVEAQKTGSQTQS; encoded by the coding sequence ATGGCTAGCACGACCCTGACCGCGCAGAACTTCGAGAAGACGATCCTCGAGGAGGGCACCGTCCTCGTCGACTTCTGGGCCGAGTGGTGCGGCCCGTGCAAGCGCTTCGGGCCGGTCTACGAGGCGGCCTCCGAGCAGCACCCCGACATCGTGTTCGGCAAGGTCGACACCGAGGCCGAGCAGGCGCTGGCGGCCGCCGCCAACATCACCTCTATCCCGATGCTCATGGCGTTCCGCGACGGCATCCTCGTCTTCGCCCAGGCCGGCGCGCTCCCCGCGCCGATGCTGGAGGACGTCATCACCAAGGTGAAGGGCCTGGACATGGACGCCGTCAAGGCCGACGTGGAGGCGCAGAAGACCGGGTCCCAGACCCAGTCCTGA
- a CDS encoding phosphatase PAP2 family protein, with protein MLRDDTAHEERIGSRDLASWTTPVGRAVARAGVAVGHGALRLGAWSAANVVLLLTALVGGLVVVGLTSVSAEVYESVIEADGLAGLDRPVLDAAVGWRSPGLDHAITLYTDVGGPIGMPVLATLATILMVWRWRSRTPLVLMLIAAAGSLAMTVTGKELIGRARPPRSLAVPPFESSPSFPSGHTLNATVLTGIAVYLVLRRLDRKRARTATILAGVAFVVSMGLSRVFLGHHWLTDVVAGWLLGLAWVAVVVTAHRLYLTVRRVEPDRPGPLDARAARSRTQSVD; from the coding sequence ATGCTGCGTGACGACACTGCTCACGAGGAGCGGATCGGCTCCCGTGACCTGGCCTCCTGGACCACGCCGGTGGGGCGCGCCGTCGCCCGCGCCGGGGTCGCCGTCGGGCACGGTGCCCTGCGGCTCGGTGCCTGGAGCGCGGCCAACGTCGTCCTGCTGCTGACCGCCCTGGTCGGAGGACTGGTCGTGGTCGGGCTGACCTCGGTGTCCGCGGAGGTCTACGAGTCCGTCATCGAGGCCGACGGCCTGGCGGGCCTGGACCGCCCGGTGCTCGACGCCGCCGTCGGGTGGCGCAGCCCCGGGCTGGACCACGCGATCACCCTCTACACCGATGTCGGTGGACCCATCGGGATGCCGGTGCTGGCGACCCTCGCCACGATCCTCATGGTCTGGCGCTGGCGGTCGCGAACTCCGTTGGTGCTCATGCTCATCGCCGCCGCGGGGTCCCTCGCCATGACGGTCACGGGCAAGGAGCTCATCGGTCGGGCACGTCCTCCGCGCTCGCTGGCCGTCCCACCGTTCGAGAGCTCCCCGTCGTTCCCGAGTGGCCACACCCTCAACGCCACGGTGCTCACCGGGATCGCGGTCTACCTGGTGCTGCGACGCCTCGACAGGAAGCGGGCCCGGACGGCGACCATCCTCGCGGGCGTGGCCTTCGTGGTGTCCATGGGCCTGAGCCGGGTGTTCCTCGGCCACCACTGGTTGACCGATGTGGTCGCGGGCTGGCTGCTGGGCCTGGCGTGGGTCGCGGTCGTCGTGACCGCGCACCGCCTCTACCTCACGGTCCGCCGGGTGGAGCCGGACCGGCCGGGGCCGCTGGATGCCCGGGCGGCACGCAGCCGGACGCAGTCGGTCGACTAG
- a CDS encoding NADP-dependent oxidoreductase, whose amino-acid sequence MTTSTQWHLVRRPHGEPVDADFALVQAELDAPGDGQLLVRNTFLSVDPYMRGRMNDAKSYVPPFELDQPMTGDAVGVVEAVGGTVSDATGAAVQVGDTVVHPYGWRTHALVEGRHTRVVDTELASPSAYLGVMGMTGRTAYAGLVRTAELKEGDRVFVSAAAGAVGSLVGQIARLKGASLVVGSAGGPEKVQWAVDEAGFDRVVDYKAQPIAAGLEEAAPEGIDVYFDNVGGDHLEAALSSLRLHGRVALCGAISAYNATEPVPGPSNLFQAIGKRLTLRGFLVSDHEDLRPEFEQEMAGWLADGRIAWRETAVEGIESAVEGFRSLLAGGNTGKMVVRL is encoded by the coding sequence ATGACGACCAGCACCCAGTGGCACCTCGTGCGCCGCCCCCACGGCGAGCCCGTCGATGCGGACTTCGCGCTCGTGCAGGCCGAGCTCGACGCACCAGGTGACGGGCAGCTGCTCGTGCGCAACACGTTCTTGTCGGTCGACCCCTACATGCGCGGTCGGATGAACGACGCGAAGTCCTACGTCCCGCCGTTCGAGCTCGACCAGCCGATGACCGGTGACGCCGTCGGCGTCGTCGAAGCGGTCGGCGGCACGGTCTCCGACGCGACCGGTGCCGCGGTGCAGGTCGGCGACACCGTCGTGCATCCCTACGGGTGGCGGACCCACGCGCTCGTGGAGGGCCGCCACACCCGCGTCGTCGACACCGAGCTCGCCTCGCCGTCGGCCTACCTGGGCGTGATGGGCATGACCGGTCGCACGGCCTACGCCGGACTGGTCCGCACCGCCGAGCTCAAGGAGGGCGACCGTGTGTTCGTCTCCGCGGCGGCCGGCGCCGTCGGCTCCCTCGTCGGCCAGATCGCCCGGCTCAAGGGCGCGTCGCTGGTCGTGGGATCGGCCGGCGGTCCGGAGAAGGTGCAGTGGGCGGTCGACGAGGCCGGCTTCGACCGCGTCGTCGACTACAAGGCCCAGCCGATCGCGGCCGGTCTCGAGGAGGCTGCCCCCGAGGGCATCGACGTCTATTTCGACAACGTCGGCGGTGACCACCTCGAGGCTGCCCTGTCGTCGCTGCGCCTGCACGGTCGCGTCGCACTCTGCGGGGCCATCTCCGCCTACAACGCCACCGAGCCGGTGCCGGGACCGAGCAACCTGTTCCAGGCGATCGGCAAGCGACTCACGCTGCGCGGCTTCCTGGTCAGTGACCACGAGGACCTCCGCCCGGAGTTCGAGCAGGAGATGGCGGGCTGGCTCGCCGACGGCCGGATCGCGTGGCGCGAGACCGCGGTCGAGGGCATCGAGAGCGCTGTCGAGGGGTTCCGCAGCCTGCTCGCCGGAGGCAACACCGGCAAGATGGTCGTCCGCCTCTGA
- a CDS encoding phosphatidylinositol-specific phospholipase C/glycerophosphodiester phosphodiesterase family protein, with protein MSSFRRLAAPVLAAVATLAVATAPSALADPAPSGRPGVSTVQPLERAHAHNDYEHDRPLLDALDHGFTSVEADVWLVDGELYIGHDGPDLTRTLESTYLAPLAQRWRQNGGSVHPHWRGSLRLLIDVKSEGTAAYPVIERALARHPELLTAYRNGRVHERGVTAVLSGNRDLAAMRAATTRFAFYDGRLADLESGLPSSLMPLVSDNWTKVFTWNGVGPMPAGERARLRGIAATAHRHGYDLRFWATVDVPGPARDAVWSELVAADVDAVNTDDLAGLQAFLLAHDPAERESGRRAA; from the coding sequence ATGTCCTCGTTCCGACGTCTTGCCGCCCCGGTCCTCGCTGCCGTCGCCACCCTGGCCGTGGCGACCGCCCCGTCTGCGCTGGCCGACCCCGCGCCGTCCGGCCGACCGGGGGTGTCGACGGTCCAACCGCTCGAGCGGGCCCATGCCCACAACGACTACGAGCACGACCGGCCCCTGCTCGACGCCCTTGACCACGGCTTCACCTCGGTCGAGGCCGATGTCTGGCTCGTCGACGGTGAGCTGTACATCGGGCACGACGGGCCGGACCTGACGCGGACGCTGGAGTCGACCTACCTCGCACCCCTGGCCCAGCGCTGGCGCCAGAACGGCGGCTCGGTCCACCCGCATTGGAGGGGCTCCCTGCGCCTGCTCATCGACGTCAAGAGCGAGGGCACGGCGGCGTACCCCGTCATCGAGCGTGCCCTGGCCCGTCACCCGGAGCTGCTCACCGCCTACCGGAACGGGCGGGTCCACGAGCGCGGGGTCACGGCGGTCCTGTCGGGCAACCGCGACCTCGCCGCCATGCGGGCGGCGACGACGCGCTTCGCCTTCTATGACGGGCGCCTCGCCGACCTCGAGTCGGGGCTGCCCTCCAGCCTGATGCCGCTGGTCAGCGACAACTGGACCAAGGTCTTCACCTGGAACGGCGTGGGTCCGATGCCTGCCGGCGAGCGAGCGAGGCTGCGGGGGATCGCCGCGACGGCCCACCGCCACGGGTACGACCTGCGCTTCTGGGCGACGGTGGACGTGCCGGGCCCGGCGAGGGACGCCGTGTGGTCCGAGCTGGTCGCGGCCGACGTCGACGCCGTCAACACCGACGACCTCGCCGGGCTCCAGGCGTTCCTGCTCGCCCACGACCCTGCCGAGCGCGAATCCGGGCGTCGCGCCGCCTGA
- a CDS encoding helix-turn-helix domain-containing protein: MVTVARTSLSDRSDLTDLSDSSARSARSWADRGDAFDPDCPTRVVLDRVGDKWTALVIGALSEQVLRFTELRAAVGGVAPKVLTQTLRALERDGLVTRTVHAQVPPRVDYELTDLGRSLIVPIAALTDWAETHVGEILAARERSDSAVSAGSM; encoded by the coding sequence ATGGTTACCGTGGCTCGTACCAGCCTGTCCGACCGGTCCGACCTGACCGACCTGTCCGACTCGTCTGCTCGGTCTGCTCGGTCATGGGCCGACCGGGGAGACGCGTTCGACCCCGACTGCCCCACTCGGGTCGTGCTCGACCGCGTCGGCGACAAGTGGACGGCCCTGGTCATCGGGGCGCTGTCGGAGCAGGTGCTGCGGTTCACCGAGCTGCGGGCCGCGGTGGGGGGAGTGGCGCCCAAGGTGCTCACCCAGACCCTGCGCGCCCTCGAGCGCGACGGGCTGGTCACGCGGACCGTCCACGCCCAGGTGCCGCCGCGCGTCGACTACGAGCTCACCGACCTCGGTCGGTCCCTCATCGTCCCGATCGCAGCGCTCACCGACTGGGCCGAGACCCACGTCGGCGAGATCCTCGCTGCCAGGGAGCGTTCCGACTCCGCGGTCTCCGCCGGCTCGATGTGA
- a CDS encoding NAD(P)-dependent oxidoreductase, with amino-acid sequence MKIALFGATGTIGSRIAREAVSRGHHVTALSRRGADAGVDGVESATGDLGDPTSVSEAASAHDVIVSATGPSRTGESHEPWIAATQNLIDHAGSTRVVFVGGAGSLRLPDGTRLLDSEGFPEEYKAEATSGAATLDLFRAAPAELDWTYFSPAPAIAPGERTGTYTLGLDELVGSQISAEDYAVALVDELEQPRHRRQRFTAAG; translated from the coding sequence ATGAAGATCGCCCTCTTCGGCGCCACCGGCACGATCGGCAGCCGCATCGCCCGTGAGGCCGTCAGCCGCGGCCACCACGTCACCGCACTGTCGCGCCGCGGCGCCGATGCCGGTGTCGACGGCGTCGAGTCCGCCACCGGCGACCTCGGCGACCCCACGTCCGTCAGCGAGGCCGCGAGCGCCCACGACGTGATCGTGTCGGCCACCGGCCCCAGCCGCACCGGCGAGAGCCACGAGCCGTGGATCGCCGCCACCCAGAACCTCATCGACCACGCCGGGTCGACGCGCGTCGTCTTCGTGGGCGGCGCCGGCTCGCTCCGACTCCCCGACGGCACCCGCCTGCTCGACAGCGAAGGGTTCCCCGAGGAGTACAAGGCCGAGGCCACCTCGGGCGCCGCCACCCTCGACCTGTTCCGCGCCGCACCGGCCGAGCTCGACTGGACCTACTTCTCCCCCGCCCCGGCCATCGCGCCCGGCGAGCGCACCGGCACCTACACCCTCGGGCTCGACGAGCTCGTGGGCAGCCAGATCAGCGCCGAGGACTACGCCGTCGCCCTCGTCGACGAGCTCGAGCAGCCGCGGCACCGTCGGCAGCGCTTCACCGCCGCCGGCTGA
- a CDS encoding pyruvate carboxylase, with product MFSKVLVSNRGEIAVRAFRAATELGAKTVAVFPHEDRKSEHVLKADEAYEIGEAGHPVRAYLDPEGIVRTAVEAGADAVYPGYGFLSENPDLAEACAAAGVTFVGPPASVLHLTGNKARAIAAAKKAGLPTLRSAAPSTDVDELVKGAEEIGFPVFAKAVAGGGGRGMRRVERREDLRESLEACMREAESAFGDATVFLEEAVVSPRHIEVQILADGEGNVIHLFERDCSVQRRHQKVVEIAPAPNLDPALREEMCAHAVAFAKEIGYVNAGTVEFLLAPDGRYVFIEMNPRIQVEHTVTEEITDVDLVSSQMRIASGETLADLGLSQDSLQIRGAALQCRITTEDPANEFRPDTGRITTYRSAGGAGVRLDGGTVFVGAEIGAHFDSMLVKLTCRGRDFPTAVRRARRALAEFRIRGVSTNIPFLQALLEEPDFQAGRLSTSFIDQRPELRTARISADRGTKLLTYLAEVTVNQPHGAGRTQVSPRSKLPELDAGTPVPPGARDRLLREGPQAFADALRAQEAVGVTETTFRDAHQSLLATRIRTRDLMHVAPHVARLTPQLFSVEAWGGATYDVALRFLAEDPWDRLAQLRSAMPNLPLQMLLRGRNTVGYTPYPTAVTDAFVTEAAATGIDIFRIFDALNDVNQMRPAIDAVRATGTAVAEVALCYTGDLTSPGEKLYTLDYYLRLAEQIAEAGAHIIAIKDMAGLLRAPAARTLVTALRERFDQPVHLHTHDTPGGQLATLLAAIDAGVDAVDVASASMSGTTSQPAMSALIAATDGTARETGLSLQAACDLEPYWEAVRQLYFPFESGLPSPTGRVYTHEIPGGQLSNLRQQAIALGLGDRFEAVEDTYAAANRILGNIVKVTPSSKVVGDLALALVGAKADPADFEANPTKYDIPDSVIGFLSGELGDPPGGWPEPFRTKALEGRNPKPRVTDLSHEDAQALRAAPRQTLNRLLFPGPTKDFQKSRDSYSDLAVLGTREFLHGIEVGTEHEIDLEPGKRLLIGLQSVSDADERGMRTVMFTMGGQLRPVQVRDEKVAVDVKAAEKADPSDQKQVAAPFAGVVSLAVEEGSSVEAGAVVATIEAMKMEASITAPVSGTVARLAIGSQQQVEGGDLLLVLGG from the coding sequence GTGTTCAGCAAGGTGCTCGTCAGCAACCGAGGTGAGATCGCGGTCCGGGCCTTCCGGGCCGCCACAGAGCTGGGGGCCAAGACCGTCGCGGTCTTCCCCCACGAGGACCGCAAGTCCGAGCACGTGCTCAAGGCCGACGAGGCGTACGAGATCGGCGAGGCCGGGCACCCGGTTCGGGCCTACCTCGACCCCGAGGGCATCGTGCGCACCGCCGTCGAGGCAGGCGCCGACGCCGTCTACCCCGGGTACGGCTTCCTCTCGGAGAACCCCGACCTCGCCGAGGCCTGCGCCGCAGCCGGCGTGACGTTCGTCGGGCCGCCCGCCTCGGTGCTGCACCTCACCGGCAACAAGGCCCGCGCCATCGCCGCGGCCAAGAAGGCGGGCCTGCCGACGTTGCGCAGCGCCGCCCCCAGCACCGACGTCGACGAGCTCGTCAAGGGTGCCGAGGAGATCGGCTTCCCCGTGTTCGCCAAGGCGGTGGCCGGCGGTGGCGGTCGCGGCATGCGGCGCGTCGAGCGCCGCGAGGACCTGCGGGAGTCGCTCGAGGCCTGCATGCGCGAGGCCGAGTCGGCGTTCGGTGACGCGACCGTGTTCCTCGAGGAGGCCGTGGTCAGCCCCCGCCACATCGAGGTGCAGATCCTCGCCGACGGCGAGGGCAACGTCATCCACCTCTTCGAGCGCGACTGCTCGGTCCAGCGCCGCCACCAGAAGGTCGTCGAGATCGCCCCGGCGCCGAACCTCGACCCGGCCCTGCGCGAGGAGATGTGCGCCCACGCCGTCGCCTTCGCCAAGGAGATCGGCTACGTCAACGCGGGCACGGTCGAGTTCCTCCTCGCCCCCGACGGCCGCTACGTCTTCATCGAGATGAACCCCCGCATCCAGGTCGAGCACACGGTCACCGAGGAGATCACCGACGTCGACCTCGTCAGCTCGCAGATGCGGATCGCCAGCGGTGAGACCCTCGCCGACCTCGGCCTGTCGCAGGACTCGCTGCAGATCCGCGGCGCCGCCCTCCAGTGCCGCATCACCACCGAGGACCCGGCCAACGAGTTCCGCCCCGACACCGGCCGCATCACGACCTACCGCTCCGCCGGTGGCGCGGGCGTCCGCCTCGACGGTGGCACGGTGTTCGTCGGCGCCGAGATCGGTGCCCACTTCGACTCGATGCTCGTCAAGCTCACCTGCCGGGGGCGGGACTTCCCGACGGCGGTACGGCGCGCCCGTCGCGCACTCGCGGAGTTCCGGATCCGTGGTGTCTCGACGAACATCCCCTTCCTCCAGGCCCTGCTCGAGGAGCCCGACTTCCAGGCCGGGCGGCTCTCGACCTCGTTCATCGACCAGCGACCCGAGCTGCGCACGGCGCGCATCTCCGCCGACCGTGGCACCAAGCTGCTCACCTACCTCGCCGAGGTCACGGTGAACCAGCCCCACGGCGCCGGTCGCACCCAGGTCTCACCGCGCTCGAAGCTGCCCGAGCTCGATGCCGGCACGCCGGTGCCCCCTGGTGCGAGGGACCGGCTGCTGCGCGAGGGGCCGCAGGCCTTCGCCGACGCCCTGCGGGCGCAGGAGGCCGTCGGCGTCACCGAGACCACCTTCCGCGACGCCCACCAGTCGCTGCTCGCCACGCGCATCCGCACCCGCGACCTCATGCACGTCGCCCCGCACGTCGCCCGGCTGACGCCGCAGCTGTTCAGCGTCGAGGCCTGGGGCGGCGCGACCTACGACGTGGCGCTGCGCTTCCTCGCCGAGGACCCGTGGGACCGGCTCGCCCAGCTGCGCTCGGCCATGCCCAACCTGCCGCTCCAGATGCTCCTGCGCGGGCGCAACACGGTCGGCTACACGCCATACCCGACTGCGGTCACGGACGCGTTCGTCACCGAGGCCGCGGCGACCGGCATCGACATCTTCCGGATCTTCGACGCGCTCAACGACGTCAACCAGATGCGTCCGGCCATCGACGCCGTGCGCGCCACCGGCACGGCGGTGGCGGAGGTCGCGCTCTGCTACACCGGCGACCTCACCAGCCCCGGCGAGAAGCTCTACACGCTGGACTACTACCTGCGCCTCGCCGAGCAGATCGCCGAGGCCGGCGCGCACATCATCGCCATCAAGGACATGGCCGGCCTGCTGCGCGCCCCCGCCGCACGGACCCTGGTGACGGCACTGCGCGAGCGGTTCGACCAACCGGTGCACCTGCACACCCACGACACCCCCGGCGGCCAGCTCGCCACCCTCCTGGCCGCCATCGACGCGGGGGTCGACGCCGTCGACGTCGCGAGCGCGTCCATGTCGGGCACGACGAGCCAGCCGGCCATGTCGGCACTCATCGCCGCCACCGACGGCACGGCCCGCGAGACCGGCCTGAGCCTGCAGGCCGCGTGCGACCTCGAGCCCTACTGGGAGGCCGTGCGCCAGCTGTACTTCCCCTTCGAGTCGGGACTGCCCTCCCCCACCGGGCGGGTCTACACGCACGAGATCCCGGGCGGGCAGCTGTCGAACCTGCGCCAGCAGGCCATCGCCCTCGGCCTCGGCGACCGGTTCGAGGCGGTCGAGGACACCTATGCCGCGGCCAACCGCATCCTCGGCAACATCGTCAAGGTGACCCCCAGCAGCAAGGTCGTCGGCGACCTCGCGCTGGCCCTCGTGGGAGCCAAGGCCGACCCGGCCGACTTCGAGGCCAACCCGACGAAGTACGACATCCCCGACTCGGTCATCGGCTTCCTCTCCGGCGAGCTCGGTGACCCGCCCGGCGGATGGCCCGAGCCGTTCCGCACCAAGGCGCTCGAGGGTCGCAACCCCAAGCCACGGGTCACCGACCTCTCGCACGAGGACGCCCAGGCCCTGCGGGCCGCTCCCCGCCAGACGCTGAACCGGCTGCTCTTCCCCGGGCCGACCAAGGACTTCCAGAAGTCCCGGGACTCCTACTCCGACCTCGCGGTCCTCGGCACCCGCGAGTTCCTGCACGGGATCGAGGTCGGCACCGAGCACGAGATCGACCTCGAGCCGGGCAAGCGCCTGCTCATCGGGCTCCAGTCGGTGTCCGACGCCGACGAGCGCGGGATGCGGACGGTCATGTTCACCATGGGGGGTCAGCTGCGGCCGGTGCAGGTGCGCGACGAGAAGGTCGCCGTCGACGTCAAGGCTGCCGAGAAGGCGGACCCCTCCGACCAGAAGCAGGTGGCGGCACCGTTCGCCGGGGTGGTCAGCCTGGCTGTCGAGGAGGGGTCGTCCGTGGAGGCCGGCGCCGTCGTTGCCACGATCGAGGCGATGAAGATGGAGGCCAGCATCACCGCCCCCGTCTCCGGAACCGTCGCCCGGCTCGCGATCGGCTCGCAGCAGCAGGTCGAGGGTGGGGACCTCCTGCTGGTCCTCGGCGGCTGA
- a CDS encoding CsbD family protein encodes MGLTDKLDNTKDDLVGKAKEATGKATDNERLEGEGKADQAEADVKQAGEKAKDAFKH; translated from the coding sequence ATGGGACTCACCGACAAGCTCGACAACACCAAGGACGACCTCGTGGGCAAGGCGAAGGAAGCCACCGGCAAGGCGACCGACAACGAGCGCCTCGAGGGCGAGGGCAAGGCCGACCAGGCCGAGGCCGACGTCAAGCAGGCCGGCGAGAAGGCCAAGGACGCCTTCAAGCACTGA